Genomic segment of Candidatus Binatia bacterium:
CCCAGGCCAGAGCACGGCGTCGAGCGGCGCGCCCGCCGTGCACAATGGACTGCTCGTCGCCCCGGCCGACTACCACCGGCGGTCCGATCAGGAGCACGCGCGCCGTGCGCTTGTCGCAGTGAAGCGCGTCGGCCGGGATCGCCCAGATGGGTTCGAACCAGGGGAACCCGACGCAAAGTCCGGCGCGCACGTCACCGCGAGGCTTGCAGACTTCAATCTCCCCTGGTCGCGCTCCGATCAAGATTGGATTCGAAGCGGCAACAACAGTCGGACGGCTGTCGGATCGTGCGACGCGTGGCGGGCGAACGAGCACTCCACAGATCGCGGGTCGCGATTGTGTGCCGCTGGCAGTTGGCTCGCCCAGTGACCACGCGTATGCATCCCACGGCTCCCAGAGCTCGGCCCCACTTCGAATCGCGTATGTGCGCGAGGTACTCGTGCACCAAACGGTGTGCTCACCAGCAGAGTCCCAGCCGGGTGCAACGTACCCCCCTTCTGAGGATCGCGTCGCTTCCTGCCCGTCGATGGTGACGACCCCGAGCGTACTGGCGTCGCCGAGAAGCTCGACGGTAGGTGGAAAACCGGTGAGCCAGGTCTGGCGACCAATCCGGATCCCGCCGATGAGCGCGATCTCGACGTCACGAAGTGGTCTGAGTGCATCGATGATGTCGCCGCCTGGACTTGGCGCGACAGGCTTCTTGGGGCACACGCCGCGCAGGCCTACCCAGCCAGGCGGCATCCCGCTGTCGGAGTTCAGCTCCGTCGGCTCCGGGCTTTCGGTGAGCGCGATCGCCGCGCGAACGTCGGGCAGACGCTCAGCGACGCAGAGGACCACATGTTCCTCACCAAGGACCAGGCGCGGTGTACTGACGAAGCCGTTCAGCTCGCCATGACGAGACAAGACGAAAATGCCCCGGCCGCTGAGGGATAGCCTGCCGGCGGCGCCGCCGGGAAGTGCACCAGCCCACTCGATCCCCTCGCTGAGCAGGCGTCCGATGTCGGGCAGCATTACGTCCTGGTACCACTCATCCTGCAGCGCCTGAAGCGCAGGGGGACAGCCTGAGCCCTCCACCGCGAACTCGACCGGCATCCCCGCAGCGCGGCGTGGCAGGAGCGAGACACGGCAGAAGCCCGCCTTCTCGAACACAAGGCGCACCTCGATCGGCATCGCGCGATCTCGGACTTCTCGGTCCGGACTCGGCGATGCAGATGCACGTAGCGGAGCGGACGCGCGCGCCGTCGGACGGTATTGCCTTGGGGCTCGTGGCGCGAACGGAGGCGGGGCTTCTGGCTGGGCCGCAGCGCCTCTCTCGTCCGCTTGGCGCGGCACCTCCCGCTCTACCGCCATGCGAGCGTCTTCGTCGTCGCGGCATTGCGCCTCTTCGGCCTCGCGGCGTTGCGCCTCTTCAGCCGCCGCGCGCGCTTCCTCGGCGGCCCGTTCTCGCGCTTCTTCGGCCTTGCGCTGCGCCTCTCGCTCGGCCGCAGCACGAGCTTCTTCTTCGGATCGCTGTCGCGCCTCCTCCGCCTTGCTCTGCGCGTCACGCTCCGCAGCCTCGCGAGCCTTTTCGTCGGCGCGACTTTGGGCGTCTTCGGCCTCGCGGCGCTGCGCCTCGCGCTCGGCCACGACGCGAGCTTCCTCCTCGGCGCGACGTCGCTCCACTGCGGCGCGCGCTTCCTCTTCGGCCTTGCGCTGCGCCTCGCGCTCCGCCGCTTCGCGAGCGTCTTCGTCGGCGCGACGTTGGGCGTCTTCGGCCTCGCGGCCCTGCGCCTCTTCGACTTGGCGCTGCGCCTCCCGCTCTGCCGCAACGCGCGCCTCCTCTTCGGCCCGACGCGCTTCCTCCTCGGCTTGACGCTGCTGCTCGGCCTCCGCTGCGGCACGCGCTTCTTCTTCAGCGCGACGTTGCGCTTCCTCGGCCGCACGTCGCTGCGCCTCCTCGTCGGCCTGGCGCTCCCGCTCCGCCTCGGCGCGGGCTGCCAGCTCGGCGCGGTGCTGGGCTTCTTCTGCCTCGCGGCGCTGCGCCTCTCGCTCGGCTGCAACACGGGCTTGGCTCTCGGTGCGTCGGCGGCGCGCTCGCACGACGACCCCAACGATCGCGGTTGCGAACGCAAAACCAATCCCGCCGATGACGAAAAGCATCTCCACGACTGGGGAAGCACCTCTCCTTTCTGTCCGCCTACGGCCGGGCATCTCCCCTTGCGATCGCGGCGCGTGCCCCCACCGAGATCGCGACGGGCATCGGCACATGCCTGCCGGCAGTGACACGGAGGCCGACCTTCGGGCAGTCGGCGTTCAGCGGGCAGCACGCGCACTGGGGAGCGCGCGGAAGGCACGTGCGCTGCCCATGAACGACGAGGTTTACATGCAAGGCGCGGCGGCGGGGCGCGGGCACGGCAGCCTGAATCGCATCGTGCAGTGAGCGGCGTCGATATACGGCTCGCCGTGACAGGACACCGGTCCGCTTCAGGATGCGAAACGTGTTGCTGTCGATCGGCAGCACCTCGCGATCGAGGCTGTACAGAAGGACGCAACGGGCGGCCTTCCACGAAAGGCCCGGGAGGCGCGTGAGCAGTCTCTCCGCATCCTCGTCGTTCAGCGCTCGCAAGAGATCGAGAGAATGCTCGCCGGCAACTCTGCGGACCTCGGCGAGAAGACGGCGAATGGTCCTCGTCTTCTGCCTGTGGAGGCCACCGTCACGAAGAATGCGTGCGACGTCGCGGGCTGCGGCATGCTCGAGCGCGTCCCATGACGGGTAGGCAGTGCGCAGCCCCGACCACGTCGAGCTGAAGCGCGCGAGATCGGTCTGAAAGCTCAGGATGATGTAGATTGCCTCGTCCAGCGGATCAGGCTTGTTGCCGAGTTCGGCTTCCGGAGTTCCGTAGGCGGCATCGAGCACCACATCGATGTCGGCGAGGCGTTCCACCGCACCGGGCCTGAGCGGCGACGCGGCTCTCATCTCTTCGCCCCACCGTTTCCACGATCCATCGCTTCGCCGAGAACGCGTTCGATCAGCAAAGGTGGCACGGAGTTTCCGATCATCTCGTATGCACTTCGCCGGCAGACCACGGTGGAGGGGAACGTGACGTAGTCCGGGATGCCTTGCAGGCGGGCGTACTCCCGCACAGAAAGGGAGCGCTCCTCCTCGTAGTGGTAGACGCAGTCGTACTTCGTCGACAACGCCGTCGAGGGAGCGTCGGGGTGCAAGCGCCTGTACGCAGAGTCGTAGCGCCTCGATAGACCGTTGAGGTGTTCCTTCGGGATCACTCGCGCGCAACCACCGGGCGGGATGTGGTGCAAGCGCTTGACGGTCTCGGCGTTCACTGCTGGCGTCCTCGTGTCGCGCAGCTTCTCGGGCGCGCCATTGCGTACCCATCTCTGAAACGCGGTCTTCGCATCAGAAGCGTACGGTCTCTCCGCTTCTGGTTCCCCAGGGCCAAGGAGTGGCAAGTCGGAGAGCGCCTGACTTGCCGACGTGAGCTTCGCGTCATCCGGGTCCGTGAGGGCACGCAGATATTTCTCGAGCTCCTTTGGAGCCGATCCTTTGTGGCGGACTGCCGCGAAGAGCGGCGTGAGATCCGGGCCAGGTTCGGGCAGTCGCTCCTTTCCGCTGCCACGGACACCGAGGATCAAGATCCTGCGCCGAGCCTGCGGGGTCCCGAACAGCGCGGCGTCGTAGACCTTGTATTCGACTCGGTACCGCATGCGCTTCGCCGGCCGCTCCAACCGCTCCAGGACATCAGCGAGCGTCCTTCCGTCGCGATGC
This window contains:
- a CDS encoding DNA cytosine methyltransferase, with translation MELCAGLGGIGIGLRALGFNIAKAYDSWKESVAIYNHNFGDEVAATANLLSEKGRRLVEDDRRRIGDIELVAAGPPCKGFSQLRNGHHDGRNGHNRVLAAMPEYIAILRPRIFLIENVPDLIRHRDGRTLADVLERLERPAKRMRYRVEYKVYDAALFGTPQARRRILILGVRGSGKERLPEPGPDLTPLFAAVRHKGSAPKELEKYLRALTDPDDAKLTSASQALSDLPLLGPGEPEAERPYASDAKTAFQRWVRNGAPEKLRDTRTPAVNAETVKRLHHIPPGGCARVIPKEHLNGLSRRYDSAYRRLHPDAPSTALSTKYDCVYHYEEERSLSVREYARLQGIPDYVTFPSTVVCRRSAYEMIGNSVPPLLIERVLGEAMDRGNGGAKR